The DNA sequence CGAGCAGATGGCCGGCCTCAACTTCGTGCACGGCATCTCGCAGGCGCTGTGGCAGGGCAAGCTGTTCCACATCGACCTGAACGGCCAGCACGGCCCGAAGTACGACCAGGACCTGATCTTCGGCCACGGCGACGTGAAGAGCGCGTTCTTCCTGGTGGACCTGCTGGAGAACGGCGGGTACGAAGGCCCGCGCCACTTCGACTACAAGCCGCTCCGCACGGAGGACCCGTCCGACGTCTGGGTCTCCGCGGCGGCGAACATGCGCACCTACCTGATCCTGAAGGAGAAGGCGGCCAAGTTCCGCTCGGACCCGGAGGTGGCGGAGGCCCTGGCGGCTTCGCGGGTGCCGGACCTTTCGACGCCGACGCTGGCCCCGGGCGAGACGTTCGACGACGTGTTGAAGGACGACTTCGACCTCGAGGCGGCCGCCGCGCGCGGCTACCACTTCACGCGGCTGAACCAGCTGGCCCTCGAGCACCTGCTCGGCGTCCGCTGACGTGCCACGAGGGGCACCTTCATGGCTCTTGTGTCCATGAAGGTGCCCCTCGTGACTTCTACGACACCGTCAGGGTGTCGATGTCGAACAGGGAACCCGCGCCACCCCGGAAGGTCAGGTGGAGGGGGCCTGAGCCGGCCGTCATCGTCGTCGAGACCGTCTGGAACGTCTCCCAGCCGCCCGTGTTCGGCACCGCTACCGTGCCCAGCACGGGTCCGGTCGCCGAGCCGTCGCGGATCTCGATCGTGCCGCCCGCTCCCGCCGACGACACGACCGCGCTGAAGTGCGTGCGGCCGGTCGTGCTCACCGATGCGTAGCCGGCCCAATCGCCGTTCTCGATGTAGCCCAGGGTCTGACCACCGCTCGCCGGGGCGTGGGACGCGATCTGGACGCCCGACCCCGACGTGAACGATTCACCCTCCACTGTGGATGAAGACGTGCCGCACGAAGCCGGAGCCACACCGGCGGCGTACCGGACCGCGCCCAGGAGCGAGGTGCGGAACACCGGGTCCGAATAGGACTCGATCGTGTGGCCGAGGCCGGTGTAGAACGCCCGGCCGCTCCCCTGCGGGTGGCACCAGGTGATCGGGTGATCCGCACCCATCTCGCCACCGGTGTAGCTCGACTCGTCCAGCGTCTGGAGCACGTGGACGCTGCCGCGCGGGTTCGTGCGGTAGTTGTACAGCTCGTCCGTGCGGGTCCACACCGCCGGCAGGTTCGCGGTGGCGGGGTGGGTACCGTCCTCCGTCACGAACCGGGCCTGCTGGATCGCCGGGTGGCTCTTGAACCACGCCCCGACCAGCTGCCCGTACCACGGCCAGTCGTACTCCGTGTCGGCCGCCGCGTGGATGCCGAGGTAGCCGCCACCTCCCTCCACATAGGACTCGAACACCGTCTGCTGCGTCGCGTCCAGGACGTCGCCGGTGGTCGAAAGGAACACCACCGCCTCGTAGGAACCCAGCGAAGCGGCGGTGAACACCGACGCGTCCTCGGTCGCCGTCACGGTGAAGCCGTTCGCCTGACCCAGTTCACGGAGGGCTTGGCTGCCCGCCGGGATCGAGTCGTGGCGGAAGCCCGCCGTCTTGGAGAACACCAGTACGTCGTACGACGGATCCACCTGGGTCGGCATACCGCTCAGCGTAAAGGAATCGACGTCGAAGAGGGAACCGGAACCACCCCGGAACACCAGGAACAGCGGGCCCGAGCCACTAGACACCGACGCCGTCACGTTCTGGAACGTCTCCCAGTCCCCGGTCGAGGGCACCGAAACCGTGCCCAGCAGCGTCCCGGTGGCCGAACCGGAGCGGATCTCGATCGTCCCGCCCGCGCCGGCCGACGAGATCCGCGCCGTGAAGGACCGCGCGCCCGCCGTGCTCACCGACGCGTACCCGGCCCAGTCGCCGTTCTCGATGTAGCCCAGGGTGTTGCCGCCGCTCGCGCCGGCGTGCGGCGCGATCTGGACACCGGAACCGGAGGTGAACGACTCGCCCTCGATCGCCGAAGCCGCGGTGGTGAACGTGAACGCGTCCAGGTCGAACAGGTTGCCCTGCCCGGTCACGCCCTTGAACACGAGGTACAGCGTCGTCGGACCGGCCGGCCGGTTGGCCAGGTTCGCCGTGACGTCGGCGAACGTGTCCCAGTTCCCGGTGTTGGCGACGGCCGCCGAGCCGAGCAGGGTGCCGGTCGGCGAACCCGCGCGTACCTCCAGCGTCCCGCCCGGGCCGCCCGAAGACACCCGCGCGCTGATCGAAGTGGCGTTGCCCAGAGCGTACGGTGTGAACGAGATCCAGTCGCCGTCGTCGGTGTACCCGACCGTCCGGCCGCCCTCCGCGGCGCCGTGGTCGGCGAGCTGGATCCCCGACTGCGCCGAGAAGTGCTCGCCCTGGCGGTGCCGCGGCTGCAGCTTACGGACGCTGTGCGACGTCAGCCCGCCCTTGTCGGTGTACTGCGCGTCGAAGACGCCGTAGATGTTCGCCGCGGCGTCGTGCTCCCCGTCGACCGGGACCGCGATCGAGCCGGAGCACCCGGTCGCTTGCGTGATCTGGTGCTCGTGGCTGTCGTGGCCGAGGAAGTACGTCACCTTGACCTTCGAGCAGTCCAGCGGCCCGTCCTCCGGATCGCTGCCGGTCACCTGGAACGGCACGGTGTCACCGAAGGAGAACAGCTGCCCGTCCGCCGGCGTGCCCAAGGAGACCGTGGGCGCCGTGTTCCCGACCGTCACGACCAGGCTCGCCGTGCCGGTCAGCCCTTCCGGATCGGAGACCGTCAACGTCGGCGAGTACGTGCCGTTGGTCGTGTAGGTGTGCGCCGGGTTCGCCGACGTCGACGACGAGCCGTCGCCGAAGTCCCACCGGTAGCTCAGCGCCCCGCCTTCGGGATCGGTGCTCCCCGCGGACGAGAAGGTGACCGTCAAGGGATTCGGTCCGGACGTCTTGTCGGCCACGGCCTTCGCGACCGGGTTGCGGTTCGTGCCCGCGAGGTACTCGATCCGGTACAGCGCCTGGTTGTCGCTGCCGGTGCCGTAGTCGAGGACGTAGAGAGCGCCGTCCGGGCCGAACGCCATGTCCATCACCTGCGTGCCGGTCCACGGGAAGTCCTCGATCGGGCCGCGGGTCCCGTCGGCGTTGACGGTGACCGCCTTGATCCACTTGCGACCGTACTCCCCCGCGAAGTACCTGCCGTCCAGGGATTGCGGGAACTTGACCGTGGACGTCGAAGCGGCGTCGTACCGGTAGACCGGCCCGCCCATCGGCGACTCCGAGCCGCTGCCGAACTCCGGCGGCGAACCCTCGTCACCCGCGTACTTGATCCACGCGGCCTTCGGCACCGGCAGCTTGGCGAGCCCGGTGTTGCGGAACGACGAGTTCGTCGGGCCGCCCGCGCAGTCGTACTTCGCGCCGGACGGGCCGCTCGGGAACGTGTAGTGGTTGTACGTCTCGGTCGTCGTGTTGGAGCCGGTGCAGTACGGCCAGCCGAAGTTGCCCGGCCCGGTGATCCGGTCGAACTCGACCTGCCCTTGCGGTCCGCGATCGGGGTTGGTGACGCCGGCGTCCGGGCCGTAGTCGCCGAGGTAGACGACGCCCGTCGGCTTGTCGACACTCATCCGGAACGGGTTGCGGAAGCCCATCGCGTAGATCTCCGGCCGCGTGTTCGCGGTTCCCGGCGCGAAGAGGTTGCCGGACGGCACCGTGTACGTCCCGTCCGCCTGCGGGTGGATCCGCAGCAGCTTGCCGCGCAGGTCGTTCGTGTTGCCCGACGAGCGCTGCGCGTCGAACTGCGGGTTGCGCGTGGTCCGCTCGTCGATCGGCGAGTAGCTGTCGGACGAGAACGGGTTGGTGTCGTCGCCGGTGGTGAGGTAGAGGTTGCCGGCGGCGTCGAAGTCGATGTCCCCGCCGACGTGGCAGCACTGGCCGCGGTCGTTGGCCACCTTGAGGACGACCTTCTCGCTGGCCAGGTCGAGCGTGTTGTCGGTCTTCAGGACGAACCGGGACAGGTGCAGCTCGCCCTTGAACGGCGCGAAGTCCGCCTCGGTGCCGTCGGTCGGCGCGTCACCGTCCGGTGTGGACAGCCGCGGCGAGTAGTACAGCCAGACGTACCGGTTCGTCGCGAAACCGGGGTCGGCGGCGACGCCCTGGAGACCTTCCTCGTCGTGGGTGTAGACGTTCAGCTTGGCCGCGACGGACGTCGCACCGGCCGCGGTGGTGACGCGGACGGTGCCGTCGCGGGAGGTGTGCACGACCGACCGGTCGGGCAGGACCGCCAGGGACATCGCCTCGCCGCCCAGCTCGGCCGCGCCGGTGGCGAGGGCGACCTGCTGGTAGTCCGCGGGCGGGATGTCCGCGCGAGCCGGGGTGTCGACGGTGAGCAGGAGACCGGCACCCAACAACGCGGTGCCGAACAGCCTCGCCCACTTCGGTGGGGACGGAGACATGCCGGTTCCTTCCTGATTTTGAGCGTGCTTCGCCCCGGAGTGGCGCGAAGCCGGTTTCGATCACCTTCCGACGGGGCTGGCGGTCACCCGTTGAACAGAAGCGCTACTTCGAAGAGAAAGCGGCGTCGAAGGCCGCGGTGGGCGGGGCGAAGTTGAGCTTGCGGACGAACTCGAGCGCTTCGGGAGCGCCGATGAGCCGGTCCATGCCCGCGTCCTCCCACTCGATGGAGATCGGGCCGTCGTAGCCGATGGCGTTGAGCATGCGGAAGACGTCCTCCCAGGGGACGTCGCCGTGGCCGGTGGAGACGAAGTCCCAGCCGCGGCGGGGATCCGCCCACGGCAGGTGCGAACCCAGCCGCCCGTTGCGGCCGTTGAGCTGCTTGCGGGCCTCCTTGCAGTCGACGTGGTAGATGCGGTCCTTGAAGTCCCACAGGAACCCCGCCGGGTCGAGGTCCTGCCAGACGAAGTGCGACGGGTCGAAGTTGAGCCCGAACGCCGGGCGGTGCCCGATCGCCTCCAGGGTCCGGACGGTGCTCCAGTAGTCGTAGGCGATCTCGCTCGGGTGCACCTCGTGGGCGAAGCGGACGCCGACCTCGTCGAACACGTCCAGGATCGGGTTCCAGCGCGTGGCGAAGTCGGCGTACCCGCGGTCGATCATCGACGGCGGCACCGGCGGGAACATCGCCACGGTGTGCCAGATCAACGAACCGGTGAAGCCGACCACAGTGGACACCCCGAGCTTCGCCGCGGCGCGGGCGGTGGCCTGCATTTCGGCCGCCGCCCGCTGCCGGACACCCTCGGGTTCGCCGTCGCCCCAGATGCGGGCGGGCAGGATGGCTTCGTGCCGCTCGTCGATCGGGTGATCGCAGACGGCCTGGCCCACCAGGTGGTTCGAGATGGCCCACACCTTGAGGTCGTACTTGGCCAGCGTTTCGAGCTTCGCCGGTACGTAGGCGTCGTCGGCGAGTGCCTTGTCCACTTCGAAGTGGTCGCCCCAGCAGGCGATCTCGAGGCCTTCGTAGCCCCAGCCGCTCGCCAGCTCGCACACCTCCTCGAACGGCAGATCGGCCCACTGCCCGGTGAACAACGTCAGCGGTCGTGCCATGTCTGACCTCCTGGTGGGTCCTACTCGGTCCGGATAGCCGTCAGCAACAGGTCCTTGACTTCGGTGGCGTGGATCTTTTCGCGCGCGAGCGACGGATCCGAGCACAGCAGCACGGGGCCGTCTTCGGGGGCGTCCGGCAGCCGCCCGTGGCTGCCGCGCACCGGCGCCGGGTCGAGCGGGACGACCTGCATCGAGTACCGCAGGCCGAGCTTCTTGCGGGCCAGCGCGGACGCCGCCTTCAGCTTCACCGCCGGGTCGTTCGGGTCGAAGAACAGCTCGGCCGGGTCGTAGCCGGGCTTGCGGTGGATCTCGACGGTCTTCGCGAAGTCCGGCGCGCGGTCGTCGCTCAGCCAGTAGTAGTACGTGAACCAGGCGTCCGGCTCGGCGATCGCGACGAGCTCACCGGCCCGTTCGTGGTTGATGCCGACGGATGCCTGCCCCTCGCGATCCAGCACGACGTCCACACCGGACAGTCCGGCCACGATGTCCCGCACGCGCGGGACGTCGGCGGGGTCGGCGACGTAGACGTGCGCGACCTGGTGGTCGGCCACCGCGAACGCCCGCGACGTCCACGGGTCCAGGTACTCCATCCCGGCCTGGACGTACACGTTGAGCAGGCCCTCTCGGCGCAACGCCCGGTTGATGTCGACCGGCCGGCTCGCGTTGGTGATGCCGTACTCCGAGAGCGCGACGACGGTGTGCCCGCCCGCGGCCGCCTGGTCCAGCAGCGGCTTCACCGCGGCGTCGATCTCCCGCGCGGCCGCCGCGGCCTGCGGGGCGTCCGGGCCGAAGCGCTGCAGGTCGTAGTCCAGGTGCGGGAGGTACACCAGCGTCGTGTCCGGCTTGTCCTCCGCCATGATCTTCTGCGCCGCCGCGATGATCCACTTCGACGACGTGATCGCGGCCGTCGGGCCCCAGTAGGTGAACAGCGGGAACTCGCCGAGCGCGCCGACCAGGCGGTCGTGCAGCTGCGGCGGGTGGGTGTAGGCGTCCGGGGACTTCTTGCCGTCGGCGTGGTAGATCGGCCGCGGGGTCACCGTCAGGTCGACGTCCATGCCCATCGCGTACCACCAGCACACGTTCGCGACGCGATGCCCGTTCTGCGCGCGCCGGGCCGCGTCCCAGAACTTGTCGCCCTGGACGAGCTTGTTGTGCTGGCGCCAGAGGAAGATCTCGCCGAGGTCGCGGAAGTACCAGCCGTTGCCCACGATCCCGTGCTCGGCCGGCTGCAGGCCGGTGAGGAACGTCGACTGCACCGAGCACGTCACGGCGGGGAAGACGGTGTCCAGCTGCGCGGTGAAGCCGGGCTCGGCCATCTTGCGCAGGTTGGGCATGTGCGGCAGCAGCCGCGGGGTCAGCCCGACCACATCGAGCACGAGCAAACTCATTCCGAAACCTCTTCCAAGCCTAGTTCGATCAAGGAACGCCGGGTCCAGTCCAGCTCGGCCGCGATGCCCGCGACCAGCCCGGCGTCGTCGGCGGGTGCGTCCGGGAGCACCTGCCAGGTGTAGGTCTCGACCTCGACGTGGTCGGTGCGCGCGGTGGCGCTGCCGAACAGCTCGGCCAGCGTCCCGGCCAGCACCGGCCGGGTCGACGTCAGCGGCGGTGCCGGGTCGGCGTGCAGCGGCACGTGGAAGTGCACGCGCCACGGAGCCTCGCCCGGGAGCCCGCCGGCCAGCGCGAGATCGAGGTCGTCGGCGCCCGGCGGGGCGCCTTCGTTGCTCTGGTGCAGGAACCGGGGTTCCACGAAGGACTCCAGCGCCCGGCGGGTCGCGGGGTCGTTCGGCGAGGCCGCTTCCAGCGCGGCCGACGCCTGCAGCTTGACGACGGCCAGCCCGGCGGCGTCGAGCCGGGCCAGCGCGGCCGCCGGCTCCTCGAAGCCCACCGCGAGGTGGCACGTGTCGAGGCAGACGCCGAGCCGCTCGGTGTCCACATCGGACAGCAGGGCCGCGGCCTGCGCGGTCGTCTCGATGACGCACCCCGGCTCGGGTTCGAACGCCACCCGCACCGGACGCGCCAGCTCCGCCAGTCCCTTGGCCAGCAGCTCGAGCTGACCGCGGTCGTCCCGCCATTCCGTGCGCCAGCCGAGCGGCAACGTCGAGACGCTGCCCCGGGCCGCGTCGTCCGGCAGCAGCTCGGTGAGCAGTCGCGCGAGGTCCAGGGTGTACTGCGTGCGTTCCGGCGTCGACCAGTCCGGCCGGTACACCTTGTGCTTGACGACCGGGTCGTGGAACCCCTGGTACGGGAACCCGTTGAAGGTGACGACCTCCAGCCCGCGGGCGGCCAGCTCACCACGCAGCCGGGCGACCGCCGCCGGGTTCGCGACCAGCTCCGAAGCCACCGGGCGCGCCAGCCACAGGCCGAGCCCGAGCCGGTCGACGCCGAGGCGGTCGCGAACGGGCTCGCCGAAGCGGGCCAGCTGGGTGAGCACGCCGTCGAGGTCCTCGGCCTGGTGCACGTTGGTGCAGTAGGCGAGGTGGACGAGCGTGCCGTCGCGGTGCCGGAACCTCACTTGCGCGCCCCCCGCAGGATCGAGTTGCCCGCGAATTCGGCGTCCGGCGCTTCGCTCTCCAGCGAAAGGCGGCCGCTCTGACCGTAGAACTCGACCGGGTTCCGCCACAGGACGCGGTCGACGTCGTCCTCGGTGAACCCGGCGGCCAGCATCGCGTCGCCGGTCTTTCGGGTCTTGAGCGGATCGCTCTTGCCCCAGTCGGCCGCGGAGTTCACGAGCACCTTTTCGGTCCCGTATTCGCGAAGGATCGCGACCATCCGCTCTTCGTCCATCTTGGTGTCCGGGTAGATCGAGAACCCCATCCAGGAA is a window from the Amycolatopsis sp. cg9 genome containing:
- a CDS encoding carbohydrate-binding protein gives rise to the protein MSPSPPKWARLFGTALLGAGLLLTVDTPARADIPPADYQQVALATGAAELGGEAMSLAVLPDRSVVHTSRDGTVRVTTAAGATSVAAKLNVYTHDEEGLQGVAADPGFATNRYVWLYYSPRLSTPDGDAPTDGTEADFAPFKGELHLSRFVLKTDNTLDLASEKVVLKVANDRGQCCHVGGDIDFDAAGNLYLTTGDDTNPFSSDSYSPIDERTTRNPQFDAQRSSGNTNDLRGKLLRIHPQADGTYTVPSGNLFAPGTANTRPEIYAMGFRNPFRMSVDKPTGVVYLGDYGPDAGVTNPDRGPQGQVEFDRITGPGNFGWPYCTGSNTTTETYNHYTFPSGPSGAKYDCAGGPTNSSFRNTGLAKLPVPKAAWIKYAGDEGSPPEFGSGSESPMGGPVYRYDAASTSTVKFPQSLDGRYFAGEYGRKWIKAVTVNADGTRGPIEDFPWTGTQVMDMAFGPDGALYVLDYGTGSDNQALYRIEYLAGTNRNPVAKAVADKTSGPNPLTVTFSSAGSTDPEGGALSYRWDFGDGSSSTSANPAHTYTTNGTYSPTLTVSDPEGLTGTASLVVTVGNTAPTVSLGTPADGQLFSFGDTVPFQVTGSDPEDGPLDCSKVKVTYFLGHDSHEHQITQATGCSGSIAVPVDGEHDAAANIYGVFDAQYTDKGGLTSHSVRKLQPRHRQGEHFSAQSGIQLADHGAAEGGRTVGYTDDGDWISFTPYALGNATSISARVSSGGPGGTLEVRAGSPTGTLLGSAAVANTGNWDTFADVTANLANRPAGPTTLYLVFKGVTGQGNLFDLDAFTFTTAASAIEGESFTSGSGVQIAPHAGASGGNTLGYIENGDWAGYASVSTAGARSFTARISSAGAGGTIEIRSGSATGTLLGTVSVPSTGDWETFQNVTASVSSGSGPLFLVFRGGSGSLFDVDSFTLSGMPTQVDPSYDVLVFSKTAGFRHDSIPAGSQALRELGQANGFTVTATEDASVFTAASLGSYEAVVFLSTTGDVLDATQQTVFESYVEGGGGYLGIHAAADTEYDWPWYGQLVGAWFKSHPAIQQARFVTEDGTHPATANLPAVWTRTDELYNYRTNPRGSVHVLQTLDESSYTGGEMGADHPITWCHPQGSGRAFYTGLGHTIESYSDPVFRTSLLGAVRYAAGVAPASCGTSSSTVEGESFTSGSGVQIASHAPASGGQTLGYIENGDWAGYASVSTTGRTHFSAVVSSAGAGGTIEIRDGSATGPVLGTVAVPNTGGWETFQTVSTTMTAGSGPLHLTFRGGAGSLFDIDTLTVS
- a CDS encoding sugar phosphate isomerase/epimerase family protein gives rise to the protein MARPLTLFTGQWADLPFEEVCELASGWGYEGLEIACWGDHFEVDKALADDAYVPAKLETLAKYDLKVWAISNHLVGQAVCDHPIDERHEAILPARIWGDGEPEGVRQRAAAEMQATARAAAKLGVSTVVGFTGSLIWHTVAMFPPVPPSMIDRGYADFATRWNPILDVFDEVGVRFAHEVHPSEIAYDYWSTVRTLEAIGHRPAFGLNFDPSHFVWQDLDPAGFLWDFKDRIYHVDCKEARKQLNGRNGRLGSHLPWADPRRGWDFVSTGHGDVPWEDVFRMLNAIGYDGPISIEWEDAGMDRLIGAPEALEFVRKLNFAPPTAAFDAAFSSK
- a CDS encoding alkaline phosphatase family protein, which gives rise to MSLLVLDVVGLTPRLLPHMPNLRKMAEPGFTAQLDTVFPAVTCSVQSTFLTGLQPAEHGIVGNGWYFRDLGEIFLWRQHNKLVQGDKFWDAARRAQNGHRVANVCWWYAMGMDVDLTVTPRPIYHADGKKSPDAYTHPPQLHDRLVGALGEFPLFTYWGPTAAITSSKWIIAAAQKIMAEDKPDTTLVYLPHLDYDLQRFGPDAPQAAAAAREIDAAVKPLLDQAAAGGHTVVALSEYGITNASRPVDINRALRREGLLNVYVQAGMEYLDPWTSRAFAVADHQVAHVYVADPADVPRVRDIVAGLSGVDVVLDREGQASVGINHERAGELVAIAEPDAWFTYYYWLSDDRAPDFAKTVEIHRKPGYDPAELFFDPNDPAVKLKAASALARKKLGLRYSMQVVPLDPAPVRGSHGRLPDAPEDGPVLLCSDPSLAREKIHATEVKDLLLTAIRTE
- the eboE gene encoding metabolite traffic protein EboE, producing MRFRHRDGTLVHLAYCTNVHQAEDLDGVLTQLARFGEPVRDRLGVDRLGLGLWLARPVASELVANPAAVARLRGELAARGLEVVTFNGFPYQGFHDPVVKHKVYRPDWSTPERTQYTLDLARLLTELLPDDAARGSVSTLPLGWRTEWRDDRGQLELLAKGLAELARPVRVAFEPEPGCVIETTAQAAALLSDVDTERLGVCLDTCHLAVGFEEPAAALARLDAAGLAVVKLQASAALEAASPNDPATRRALESFVEPRFLHQSNEGAPPGADDLDLALAGGLPGEAPWRVHFHVPLHADPAPPLTSTRPVLAGTLAELFGSATARTDHVEVETYTWQVLPDAPADDAGLVAGIAAELDWTRRSLIELGLEEVSE